In Rhinoraja longicauda isolate Sanriku21f chromosome 38, sRhiLon1.1, whole genome shotgun sequence, the following are encoded in one genomic region:
- the adpgk gene encoding ADP-dependent glucokinase isoform X1: MWRVAAGVVLLAVGLYFMHPSCSLEGLQAFKHFFTQSPDGNSAEQPLEQLLAEAWDSMIIPPNVGWTKVAVGVNACVDVVVCGVGLLQALGLIPGKQVDHDTLQSEADLRETFSYFMQKGVAAERFFADKKLFQKIAVAASHYPGAKHFVGGNAALIGQKLGSSGNLSVLLCGPVGPKLHELLDDQIIVPPESLQKMDEFHLILEYHAGESWGEINAPSANRFIFSHDTSNAEMKMLETLVSNLKEFEPELIVLSGLHMMEGQETEERDRRLQEVSLLISEIPNEISVHLELASMTDTAYMNAIVQQQVLTIVNSIGLNEQELLFISKAGSGPHSTQEFWNGAPDVGMVSDIIFWLLKEYGLTDQTKESDLTRIHFHTLTYHMIAVINGHWSNQNSSVAAGARVAGSQACGTDTIDPTKVVLKSPMQFVLSQLDKTLKAKKMTLSPTNPVGVWHRENISFFITPVMVCIDPVRTVGLGDSISAEGLLYSGRL; this comes from the exons ATGTGGCGCGTCGCTGCCGGCGTGGTGCTGCTGGCCGTCGGCCTGTACTTCATGCACCCTTCATGCAGCCTGGAAGGCCTGCAGGCGTTCAaacacttcttcacacaaagcccGGACGGCAACTCCGCCGAACAGCCGCTGGAGCAGCTCCTGGCCGAGGCCTGGGACTCCATGATCATACCGCCCAATGTGGGCTGGACCAAGGTGGCCGTGGG GGTAAATGCGTGTGTGGATGTGGTGGTGTGCGGCGTTGGACTTTTACAAGCTCTGGGCTTGATCCCTGGGAAACAAGTGGATCATGACACACTGCAGTCGGAAGCAGATCTGAGGGAAACTTTCTCCTATTTCATGCAGAAAGGAGTTGCAGCTGAACGATTCTTCGCTGACAAGAAACTCTTTCAGAAAATTGCTGTGGCTGCATCGCACTACCCAGGAGCTAAG CACTTTGTTGGTGGAAATGCTGCTCTCATTGGCCAGAAGCTGGGCTCATCTGGGAATCTGTCG GTGCTACTGTGTGGGCCTGTGGGTCCCAAGCTTCATGAACTCTTGGACGATCAGATTATTGTTCCACCGgaatctctgcagaaaatggatgaGTTCCATCTCATTCTGGAATACCATGCTG GAGAAAGCTGGGGGGAAATCAACGCACCCAGCGCCAATCGCTTCATCTTCTCCCACGATACATCAAATGCAGAGATGAAAATGCTGGAGACCCTTGTATCAAATCTGAAGGAGTTTGAACCCGAGCTAATTGTTCTGTCGGGTTTACACATGATGGAGGGACAGGAAACAGAAGAACGAGATAGGAGGCTCCAAGAG GTTAGTCTGTTAATCTCGGAGATCCCCAATGAAATCTCtgtgcacctggagctggccagCATGACAGACACAGCATACATGAACGCGATTGTACAACAG CAGGTTCTTACTATTGTGAACTCGATTGGCCTGAATGAGCAGGAACTCTTGTTCATCAGTAAAGCTGGTTCAGGGCCTCACAGCACCCAGGAGTTTTGGAATGGAGCCCCTGATGTTGGAATGGTCAGTGATATCATCTTCTGGCTCCTCAAAGAGTATGGGCTAACAGATCAGACCAAGGAGTCAGATTTAACGCGCATTCATTTTCACACCCTGACCTACCACATGATAGCGGTCATCAATGGTCACTGGAGCAACCAAAACTCGTCTGTTGCAGCTGGTGCAAGAGTTGCTGGCAGTCAAGCATGTGGCACTGACACCATCGATCCCACTAAAGTGGTTCTCAAATCCCCCATGCAATTTGTTCTGTCGCAACTGGACAAAACATTGAAAGCAAAGAAAATGACATTGAGTCCGACCAACCCTGTGGGCGTGTGGCATCGAGAAAACATCTCATTTTTCATCACTCCGGTGATGGTTTGCATTGACCCAGTCAGGACTGTGGGATtgggagacagcatctctgcagaaggcCTGTTGTATTCTGGGCGGCTGTGA
- the adpgk gene encoding ADP-dependent glucokinase isoform X2, with translation MWRVAAGVVLLAVGLYFMHPSCSLEGLQAFKHFFTQSPDGNSAEQPLEQLLAEAWDSMIIPPNVGWTKVAVGVNACVDVVVCGVGLLQALGLIPGKQVDHDTLQSEADLRETFSYFMQKGVAAERFFADKKLFQKIAVAASHYPGAKHFVGGNAALIGQKLGSSGNLSVLLCGPVGPKLHELLDDQIIVPPESLQKMDEFHLILEYHAGESWGEINAPSANRFIFSHDTSNAEMKMLETLVSNLKEFEPELIVLSGLHMMEGQETEERDRRLQEVSLLISEIPNEISVHLELASMTDTAYMNAIVQQVLTIVNSIGLNEQELLFISKAGSGPHSTQEFWNGAPDVGMVSDIIFWLLKEYGLTDQTKESDLTRIHFHTLTYHMIAVINGHWSNQNSSVAAGARVAGSQACGTDTIDPTKVVLKSPMQFVLSQLDKTLKAKKMTLSPTNPVGVWHRENISFFITPVMVCIDPVRTVGLGDSISAEGLLYSGRL, from the exons ATGTGGCGCGTCGCTGCCGGCGTGGTGCTGCTGGCCGTCGGCCTGTACTTCATGCACCCTTCATGCAGCCTGGAAGGCCTGCAGGCGTTCAaacacttcttcacacaaagcccGGACGGCAACTCCGCCGAACAGCCGCTGGAGCAGCTCCTGGCCGAGGCCTGGGACTCCATGATCATACCGCCCAATGTGGGCTGGACCAAGGTGGCCGTGGG GGTAAATGCGTGTGTGGATGTGGTGGTGTGCGGCGTTGGACTTTTACAAGCTCTGGGCTTGATCCCTGGGAAACAAGTGGATCATGACACACTGCAGTCGGAAGCAGATCTGAGGGAAACTTTCTCCTATTTCATGCAGAAAGGAGTTGCAGCTGAACGATTCTTCGCTGACAAGAAACTCTTTCAGAAAATTGCTGTGGCTGCATCGCACTACCCAGGAGCTAAG CACTTTGTTGGTGGAAATGCTGCTCTCATTGGCCAGAAGCTGGGCTCATCTGGGAATCTGTCG GTGCTACTGTGTGGGCCTGTGGGTCCCAAGCTTCATGAACTCTTGGACGATCAGATTATTGTTCCACCGgaatctctgcagaaaatggatgaGTTCCATCTCATTCTGGAATACCATGCTG GAGAAAGCTGGGGGGAAATCAACGCACCCAGCGCCAATCGCTTCATCTTCTCCCACGATACATCAAATGCAGAGATGAAAATGCTGGAGACCCTTGTATCAAATCTGAAGGAGTTTGAACCCGAGCTAATTGTTCTGTCGGGTTTACACATGATGGAGGGACAGGAAACAGAAGAACGAGATAGGAGGCTCCAAGAG GTTAGTCTGTTAATCTCGGAGATCCCCAATGAAATCTCtgtgcacctggagctggccagCATGACAGACACAGCATACATGAACGCGATTGTACAACAG GTTCTTACTATTGTGAACTCGATTGGCCTGAATGAGCAGGAACTCTTGTTCATCAGTAAAGCTGGTTCAGGGCCTCACAGCACCCAGGAGTTTTGGAATGGAGCCCCTGATGTTGGAATGGTCAGTGATATCATCTTCTGGCTCCTCAAAGAGTATGGGCTAACAGATCAGACCAAGGAGTCAGATTTAACGCGCATTCATTTTCACACCCTGACCTACCACATGATAGCGGTCATCAATGGTCACTGGAGCAACCAAAACTCGTCTGTTGCAGCTGGTGCAAGAGTTGCTGGCAGTCAAGCATGTGGCACTGACACCATCGATCCCACTAAAGTGGTTCTCAAATCCCCCATGCAATTTGTTCTGTCGCAACTGGACAAAACATTGAAAGCAAAGAAAATGACATTGAGTCCGACCAACCCTGTGGGCGTGTGGCATCGAGAAAACATCTCATTTTTCATCACTCCGGTGATGGTTTGCATTGACCCAGTCAGGACTGTGGGATtgggagacagcatctctgcagaaggcCTGTTGTATTCTGGGCGGCTGTGA